In a genomic window of uncultured Sphaerochaeta sp.:
- a CDS encoding extracellular solute-binding protein yields MKRTCTVCIALIALLSLVSLPLFSQGTADQAKASGPTTVELWYGAAITEAGPPPADWVGFQIIKDKLNIDLKLTALPSNESDQDVKVQAAAAANNLPDLFMVRRDVLTRLVPQGLVAPVDDLYEKMPIRTAAHYDEVSRSHARFNGKTYGLADPGSITKNEGLLVRKDWLDKLGLSVPKTTDELLAVMRAFTFDDPDGNGKDDTYGYGAFQEINNYEAWPGRRLEPIFGAFGVDGTWNMTASNAGLNILKPEFFDAMTMLKQMVDEGIIDPNWLAYKKDDFRAAWKQGRFGIMREQNAAFAATSNYAPFDKNFPDGEWIIIDPPTGPKGHASIGPYTAGFRIYAISAKAVKEGKKDKIAELLEWMASDEGYFLLGWGVEGVNYTKDANGVPVAANLPNPDLAFSAPGGQTVTQLRNMVFYNGDIELYARYPKYITATSKKEMSALDVLRVMQTKKWTPAVGSDTLPIPNADLKRFYEQGLSEFITGKRALTKDSWNKWIDEFKKLGGQEWNDKGVAFAKENNLLN; encoded by the coding sequence ATGAAGAGAACGTGTACCGTATGCATCGCACTCATTGCGTTGCTGTCCCTCGTCAGTCTGCCCTTGTTCAGTCAGGGTACTGCTGACCAGGCAAAAGCCAGCGGACCGACCACTGTTGAACTGTGGTATGGTGCTGCCATTACTGAAGCTGGACCGCCTCCTGCCGATTGGGTTGGCTTCCAGATCATCAAGGACAAGCTCAACATCGATCTCAAGCTGACCGCTCTGCCCTCGAATGAGAGCGACCAGGACGTGAAGGTCCAGGCAGCAGCGGCTGCCAACAATCTTCCCGACCTGTTCATGGTCCGCCGCGACGTGCTGACCCGCTTGGTGCCCCAGGGCCTGGTGGCTCCTGTCGACGACCTCTATGAGAAGATGCCGATCCGCACAGCTGCTCACTATGATGAGGTCAGCCGCAGCCATGCCCGTTTCAACGGCAAGACCTACGGCTTGGCAGATCCCGGTTCCATCACCAAGAATGAGGGACTTCTCGTCCGCAAGGATTGGTTGGACAAGCTTGGCCTTTCTGTCCCCAAGACCACTGATGAGCTGCTTGCAGTCATGCGTGCCTTCACCTTTGACGATCCCGATGGGAACGGCAAGGATGACACCTACGGCTACGGCGCTTTCCAGGAGATCAACAACTACGAAGCATGGCCCGGGCGCCGCCTTGAGCCGATCTTCGGAGCCTTCGGCGTAGATGGAACCTGGAACATGACCGCTTCCAATGCAGGCCTGAACATTCTCAAGCCCGAATTCTTCGACGCCATGACCATGCTCAAGCAGATGGTTGATGAGGGAATCATCGATCCCAACTGGCTTGCCTACAAGAAGGACGACTTCCGTGCAGCATGGAAGCAGGGCCGCTTCGGCATCATGCGCGAGCAGAATGCAGCTTTTGCAGCCACCTCCAACTACGCCCCGTTCGACAAGAACTTCCCCGACGGCGAGTGGATCATCATCGATCCTCCCACCGGACCGAAGGGTCATGCTTCGATCGGTCCCTACACCGCCGGTTTCCGCATCTATGCGATCAGTGCAAAGGCAGTGAAGGAAGGGAAGAAGGACAAGATTGCAGAACTGCTTGAATGGATGGCTTCCGACGAAGGATATTTCCTCCTCGGTTGGGGTGTTGAAGGCGTGAACTACACCAAGGATGCCAACGGCGTTCCTGTTGCAGCCAATCTTCCCAATCCTGATCTTGCATTCAGCGCTCCCGGTGGACAGACCGTCACCCAGCTGCGCAACATGGTGTTCTACAACGGTGATATCGAGCTGTATGCCCGCTATCCCAAGTACATCACCGCAACCAGCAAGAAAGAGATGTCCGCACTTGATGTCCTGCGTGTTATGCAGACCAAGAAGTGGACTCCTGCAGTTGGTTCGGATACCCTTCCGATTCCCAATGCAGATCTCAAGCGCTTCTACGAGCAGGGCTTGAGTGAGTTCATCACCGGCAAGCGTGCGCTCACCAAGGACAGCTGGAACAAGTGGATCGACGAGTTCAAGAAACTCGGTGGCCAGGAGTGGAATGACAAGGGCGTAGCCTTTGCCAAGGAGAACAACCTGCTCAACTAG
- a CDS encoding ABC transporter permease subunit, whose amino-acid sequence MVQKNSTKQLMREIKRHRSVYVLLAIPFVYYIIFKYIPIFNGQIAFKDYMALDGVLGSQWIGLEHFRTFIHSYYFTELLRNTLMYSFGKLVFSLPLAIILAIAIYESNRPRLRKIVQTLAYLPHFLSWVIMYGILLALLAPGDGILNDIIKMFGGKPVDFLTNTNAFPWIVILSDAWKEMGWSAIIFIAALMGIDPSLFEAALVEGANSWQRVRYITLPSIRPVILIVVLLRLGTILDAGFNQIFMLYSTPVYSVADIIDTWVYRQGLLEFQFGLATAVGLFKGVIGMFLILGSNRLVKRFGGNSLF is encoded by the coding sequence ATGGTACAAAAGAACAGCACCAAACAACTGATGCGGGAGATCAAGCGACATAGGTCTGTCTATGTTCTGCTGGCCATTCCCTTCGTCTATTACATCATTTTCAAGTATATTCCCATCTTCAATGGGCAGATAGCATTCAAGGACTATATGGCACTGGACGGGGTGCTTGGAAGCCAATGGATCGGCTTGGAGCACTTCAGGACGTTCATCCACTCCTACTATTTTACGGAACTGTTGCGCAACACCCTGATGTACAGCTTCGGCAAATTGGTGTTCAGTCTTCCGTTGGCCATCATTCTTGCCATTGCCATCTACGAGAGCAATCGTCCCCGCCTGCGCAAGATCGTGCAGACCTTGGCCTATCTTCCGCACTTCCTCTCCTGGGTCATCATGTACGGCATCCTGCTTGCACTGCTTGCCCCCGGTGATGGGATTCTCAATGACATCATCAAGATGTTCGGCGGCAAACCGGTCGACTTTCTGACCAACACCAATGCCTTCCCATGGATAGTCATCCTCAGTGACGCATGGAAAGAGATGGGGTGGAGCGCCATCATCTTCATTGCAGCACTGATGGGCATCGACCCATCCCTGTTTGAGGCTGCCTTGGTGGAAGGGGCCAACTCCTGGCAACGGGTGCGTTACATCACCCTCCCATCCATCCGTCCGGTCATCTTGATCGTAGTCCTGCTGCGGTTGGGAACCATCCTCGACGCAGGCTTCAACCAGATATTCATGCTCTATTCCACACCGGTCTATTCGGTTGCAGACATCATCGACACCTGGGTTTATCGTCAAGGGCTTCTGGAGTTCCAGTTCGGCCTTGCCACCGCCGTCGGTTTGTTCAAGGGGGTCATCGGCATGTTCCTGATCCTCGGGTCAAACCGTTTGGTAAAACGCTTCGGCGGCAACTCACTCTTTTAG
- a CDS encoding PadR family transcriptional regulator, with amino-acid sequence MDTHIRKVYVPMTETGFYILLCLQQPMHGYGIVQKVRELTEGTILLSPGTMYGSLSKMEKDGLIVLLREEEKRKVYQLTDLGCEVLALEKERIVRLYRNMKEVR; translated from the coding sequence ATGGATACCCATATCAGAAAAGTGTACGTCCCGATGACAGAAACAGGGTTTTACATCCTGCTTTGCCTTCAGCAGCCGATGCATGGCTATGGGATTGTCCAGAAGGTCAGGGAGTTGACAGAGGGAACCATCCTGCTCAGCCCCGGGACTATGTACGGCAGTCTTTCGAAGATGGAGAAAGATGGCCTGATCGTCCTGCTCAGGGAGGAGGAGAAGCGAAAGGTCTATCAGCTTACCGATCTGGGATGCGAGGTGCTTGCCTTGGAAAAGGAGCGGATTGTCCGGCTGTATAGGAATATGAAGGAGGTACGGTGA
- a CDS encoding DUF2812 domain-containing protein — translation MRKKIMVRFFTIPEYERECLFLQEQHRQGWKLVSVYFPGIYRFEACEPEEVVYQLDFNEEGRKDLHSYVQIFRDCGWEYLFSFMGYTYFRKPVKAMQQEEGIFCDDASRLDMMRRVFKSRMIPLVMLFVLVILPQTFLQASQRDGSLHSFLFYTYVVLFAFYLYIFVRFFLHYRRVSRQ, via the coding sequence ATGAGAAAGAAGATCATGGTGAGATTTTTCACAATTCCTGAGTATGAGCGGGAGTGTCTCTTTTTGCAGGAACAGCACAGACAGGGTTGGAAGCTGGTTTCCGTATACTTCCCCGGCATCTATCGCTTTGAGGCGTGCGAGCCGGAAGAGGTGGTCTACCAATTGGATTTCAACGAGGAGGGGAGGAAGGATCTTCACTCCTATGTGCAGATCTTCAGGGACTGTGGATGGGAATACCTGTTCTCCTTCATGGGGTATACCTATTTCCGAAAGCCGGTGAAAGCCATGCAACAGGAAGAAGGAATTTTTTGTGATGATGCCTCCCGCCTGGATATGATGCGCCGCGTATTCAAGAGCCGCATGATACCTCTTGTCATGCTTTTTGTGTTGGTTATCCTGCCCCAGACCTTTCTGCAGGCCAGTCAACGTGACGGTTCTCTCCATTCATTCCTCTTTTACACCTATGTGGTGTTGTTTGCCTTCTACCTGTATATCTTTGTGCGTTTCTTCCTTCACTACCGGAGGGTTTCACGGCAGTAA
- a CDS encoding IS1634 family transposase, giving the protein MAYVLVKTQLKNGDVAYNISNACRIPGSKNKQRRTTVETHHRSDLTVRGIDPEAFIAQRMEALKREAKASPKAVGYQVDFGLGLSLSGEGDLRVSDDCKNLGFAAYSRLYHRLELEEFVNNRRRYLDCEFNINVIFQHLLYSRLLWPASKKSTWEHKGRFFGDTGYGLQDVYRSMDSLLRWRTDLLRHLDAEVKEKFGRRDTVVFYDVTNYYFERDEADDENGLRAKGPSKEHRPEPIIQMGLFMDELSIPITYELFRGNTNDCETLPEAMDNSIIDFSDSRKIVVADKGMMSYYNIMKIRDARNGYVISQSVRKSDSQTKEFALSAEGWEHVLDGNGNVVSMIKERTIPRRASTYGDVDDRKHSGTYNERQVFIWSRKYSDRAKRERQAVIEKALQSEGKRSKDYKDSSYGKSKYLRKSPVKEGEKVEADWCLYEFDAARLEEDEKYDGYYLICTNVVGVGDESLINPDKPSSHAYYRDSDGFLVLNHVVPASEIADIYGGLRKIEETFKVTKTGMLSLRPVFHSRQDRIRSHFLICFISLVLERLLELQLGWKYSAKSIQQSLSHFNAVQLANSNIYQVAYYDVMVDTILKTLDIDISRKFLQQSDIRRILGQTKKKDYED; this is encoded by the coding sequence ATGGCATATGTACTGGTGAAGACACAGCTCAAGAACGGGGATGTCGCCTACAACATCTCCAACGCATGCAGGATCCCCGGCTCCAAGAACAAGCAGCGGAGGACCACCGTCGAGACCCACCACCGCTCCGACCTGACGGTCAGGGGGATAGACCCCGAGGCGTTCATCGCCCAGCGGATGGAGGCCCTCAAGCGGGAGGCGAAGGCCTCGCCGAAGGCGGTCGGCTACCAGGTCGACTTCGGCCTCGGGCTCAGCCTGTCCGGAGAAGGGGACCTCCGGGTCTCGGATGACTGCAAGAACCTCGGGTTCGCCGCCTACTCGAGGCTGTACCACCGCCTGGAGCTGGAAGAGTTCGTCAACAACCGGCGCAGGTACCTGGACTGCGAGTTCAACATCAACGTCATCTTCCAGCACCTGCTCTACTCCCGCCTGCTGTGGCCGGCCTCCAAGAAGAGCACCTGGGAGCACAAGGGGCGGTTCTTCGGCGACACGGGCTACGGCCTCCAGGACGTCTACCGGAGCATGGACAGCCTGCTGAGGTGGAGGACCGACCTGCTGAGGCATCTGGACGCCGAGGTGAAGGAGAAGTTCGGAAGAAGGGACACGGTGGTGTTCTACGACGTCACCAACTACTACTTCGAGCGGGACGAGGCGGATGACGAGAACGGGCTGAGGGCCAAGGGCCCGAGCAAGGAGCACAGGCCCGAGCCCATCATCCAGATGGGGCTGTTCATGGACGAGCTTTCCATTCCCATCACCTACGAGCTGTTCCGGGGCAACACCAACGACTGCGAGACGCTTCCCGAGGCCATGGACAACAGCATCATCGACTTTTCCGACAGCCGCAAGATCGTGGTGGCGGACAAGGGGATGATGAGCTACTACAACATCATGAAGATCCGGGATGCGAGGAACGGGTATGTGATCAGCCAGTCGGTACGCAAGTCGGACTCCCAGACCAAGGAGTTCGCGCTCTCGGCCGAGGGGTGGGAGCATGTGCTGGACGGCAACGGCAACGTGGTGTCCATGATCAAGGAGAGGACGATCCCCAGGAGGGCCAGCACCTACGGCGACGTCGACGACAGGAAGCACAGCGGGACCTACAACGAGAGGCAGGTGTTCATCTGGAGCAGGAAGTACAGCGACAGGGCGAAGCGCGAACGGCAGGCGGTGATCGAGAAGGCGCTTCAGTCCGAGGGCAAGCGGTCGAAGGACTACAAGGACTCCAGCTACGGCAAGAGCAAGTACCTGAGAAAGAGCCCCGTCAAGGAGGGGGAGAAGGTGGAGGCCGACTGGTGCCTCTACGAGTTCGACGCCGCGAGGCTGGAGGAGGACGAGAAGTACGACGGCTACTACCTCATCTGCACCAACGTCGTCGGGGTCGGGGACGAATCGCTGATCAATCCCGACAAGCCGTCCAGCCATGCTTACTACCGGGATTCGGACGGGTTCCTGGTGCTCAACCATGTGGTGCCGGCCTCGGAGATAGCGGACATCTACGGCGGGCTGAGGAAGATCGAGGAGACGTTCAAGGTGACCAAGACCGGGATGCTGTCGTTGAGGCCGGTGTTCCACAGCAGGCAGGACAGGATACGGTCGCACTTCCTGATATGCTTCATTTCCCTGGTCCTGGAACGGCTGCTGGAACTGCAGCTCGGCTGGAAATACTCGGCCAAGTCGATACAGCAGTCGCTTTCCCATTTCAACGCCGTGCAGCTGGCGAACTCGAACATCTACCAGGTCGCATACTATGACGTGATGGTCGACACCATACTCAAGACCCTGGACATAGACATATCGAGGAAGTTCCTGCAGCAGTCTGACATCAGGAGGATCCTCGGGCAGACGAAGAAAAAAGATTACGAGGACTGA
- a CDS encoding glycoside hydrolase family 88 protein, with protein sequence MMMDWGEHLSLAMAESVTKRYKRTQMRWHYEHGLVIHSCLLVAKAYDRSDFERWAYSMYDPMIGKDGSIATYRLGEYNLDQINAGRNLFALYAQSKEERFLMAAQLLKQQLNTQPRTLNGVFWHKEIYPWQIWLDGVYMQGPFNAQFCKESGDQAGFDDITEQVVKVYRTLRDEKTGLLYHAYDESRGQRWSDPVTGLSPHFWGRAIGWYCMAILDILDFLPTNHPKRAELVSILLSVLTAVLPYQDAGGMWYQILDKADAEGNYLETSCSAMFAYSLLKAVRTGLSTEVQFKTKALQALEGLKNTYLRKDAQGNLHLGGICSVAGLGGNPYRDGSLHYYFCEPVVEDDFKGVGPFILACLEAEQAQ encoded by the coding sequence ATGATGATGGACTGGGGTGAGCACCTCTCGCTGGCTATGGCCGAAAGCGTCACCAAACGCTACAAGAGAACGCAGATGCGCTGGCATTATGAACACGGATTGGTGATACACAGCTGCCTGCTGGTAGCCAAGGCGTATGACCGGAGTGACTTTGAGCGGTGGGCCTACAGCATGTACGATCCGATGATAGGCAAGGACGGCAGCATTGCCACCTACCGCCTTGGTGAGTACAACCTGGACCAGATCAATGCAGGGAGGAACCTCTTTGCACTCTATGCGCAATCGAAGGAGGAGCGTTTCCTCATGGCTGCCCAGCTTTTGAAGCAGCAGCTCAACACCCAGCCCAGGACCCTCAACGGGGTGTTCTGGCACAAGGAAATCTATCCTTGGCAGATTTGGCTTGATGGGGTGTATATGCAAGGACCCTTCAATGCCCAATTTTGCAAGGAGAGCGGGGACCAGGCAGGTTTTGACGATATCACCGAGCAGGTGGTGAAGGTCTACCGGACCCTCAGGGATGAGAAGACAGGACTGTTGTACCATGCCTATGATGAGTCACGGGGACAGCGTTGGTCCGACCCGGTTACCGGGCTCTCACCCCATTTCTGGGGCCGTGCCATCGGATGGTACTGCATGGCAATCCTCGATATCCTGGACTTCCTGCCCACGAACCATCCAAAGCGTGCGGAGCTTGTCTCCATCCTTCTCTCGGTTCTGACGGCGGTTTTGCCCTATCAGGACGCTGGGGGGATGTGGTATCAGATTCTGGACAAGGCTGATGCAGAGGGAAACTATCTTGAGACCTCATGCTCCGCAATGTTTGCCTACAGCCTGCTCAAGGCGGTACGAACCGGCTTGAGTACGGAAGTGCAGTTCAAGACCAAGGCGCTCCAAGCACTGGAAGGCTTGAAGAACACCTATCTGAGGAAGGATGCGCAGGGCAACCTCCACCTGGGGGGCATCTGCTCGGTTGCAGGGCTGGGGGGCAATCCCTACCGTGACGGGTCCCTTCACTACTACTTCTGTGAACCGGTGGTTGAGGATGATTTCAAGGGGGTGGGGCCGTTCATCCTGGCTTGTCTGGAAGCAGAACAGGCACAGTGA
- a CDS encoding ABC transporter ATP-binding protein has protein sequence MSHVIEMLNIRKEFPGIVANDDITLQVEQGEIHAILGENGAGKSTLMSILFGLYHADRGQIKVKGREVHIHSPNDANDLGIGMVHQHFQLVHNFTVTENIILGKEGSFFLDRRSASKKIKALSEKYGLNIDPDMVIEDITVGMQQRVEILKMLYRDAEILIFDEPTAVLTPQEIEDLMQIMRNLVSEGKSVILITHKLNEIKAVADRCTIIRRGKFIGVVDVKTTSASKMASMMVGRPVNFKVEKKLAQVGRVILDLHDLNVMNNKKMLGVKEFSLSVKAGEIVGIAGVDGNGQTELVEAITGLRPVESGTITLDGNDITHADIRRRNEIGIGHIPEDRQKRGLVMASSLFNNVAIKEYYHSPFSKHGILDADYLREYAQKVTEQFDVRSGEGIFSLAGKLSGGNQQKLIVGREVVADPELLIAVQPTRGLDVGAIEYIHSQLVAHRDKGHAVLLVSFELDEIFNLSDRIAVMNSGELIDVVKTSETSEDEVGLMMAGVRQKDGEQ, from the coding sequence ATGAGTCATGTAATTGAAATGTTGAATATACGCAAGGAGTTTCCCGGCATCGTTGCCAACGATGATATTACCTTGCAGGTAGAGCAGGGGGAGATTCACGCCATTCTCGGTGAGAATGGGGCAGGCAAGTCGACCCTGATGAGTATTCTTTTCGGTCTCTACCATGCAGACAGGGGACAGATAAAGGTGAAGGGGAGGGAAGTACACATCCATAGCCCCAACGATGCCAATGACCTGGGCATCGGCATGGTGCACCAGCATTTCCAGCTGGTTCATAATTTTACTGTAACGGAAAACATCATTCTTGGAAAAGAGGGGAGTTTTTTCCTCGACAGAAGAAGTGCTTCCAAGAAGATCAAGGCCCTCTCTGAAAAGTATGGGCTCAATATTGACCCGGATATGGTTATTGAGGATATCACTGTCGGAATGCAGCAGCGTGTTGAGATTCTGAAGATGCTCTACCGCGATGCTGAGATCCTGATTTTTGATGAACCGACTGCAGTTCTGACACCCCAAGAGATTGAAGACCTGATGCAAATCATGCGCAATCTTGTCAGTGAGGGGAAGTCAGTCATCCTGATCACCCACAAGCTCAATGAGATCAAGGCGGTTGCCGATCGTTGTACCATCATCAGACGCGGCAAATTCATCGGGGTGGTGGACGTGAAGACTACCTCGGCCTCCAAGATGGCCTCCATGATGGTAGGCCGGCCGGTAAATTTCAAGGTTGAGAAGAAGCTTGCCCAGGTTGGGCGGGTCATCCTTGACCTGCATGACCTGAATGTGATGAACAACAAGAAGATGCTTGGTGTCAAGGAGTTCTCTCTTTCTGTCAAAGCAGGGGAGATCGTCGGCATCGCTGGTGTCGATGGAAATGGCCAGACTGAGTTGGTTGAGGCCATCACCGGACTCAGGCCGGTTGAGAGTGGTACGATCACCCTCGATGGCAATGACATCACCCATGCAGATATCCGCAGGCGCAATGAGATCGGCATCGGTCATATCCCTGAGGACCGCCAGAAGAGAGGGTTGGTCATGGCCAGCTCGCTGTTCAACAATGTTGCAATCAAGGAGTATTACCACAGTCCGTTCAGCAAGCACGGCATTCTTGATGCTGACTACCTTCGTGAGTATGCCCAGAAAGTTACCGAGCAGTTTGATGTCCGCAGTGGGGAAGGGATTTTCTCCCTTGCCGGCAAGCTCTCCGGGGGGAACCAGCAGAAGCTTATCGTCGGAAGGGAAGTGGTGGCCGATCCTGAGCTCCTGATTGCTGTCCAGCCGACCAGAGGCTTGGATGTCGGTGCCATAGAGTACATTCACTCACAGCTGGTTGCCCATCGTGACAAGGGTCATGCCGTATTGCTCGTCTCCTTTGAGCTTGATGAGATCTTCAATCTTTCGGACCGCATTGCTGTCATGAACAGCGGGGAGCTGATTGATGTGGTGAAGACCAGCGAGACCAGCGAGGATGAAGTCGGGTTGATGATGGCTGGGGTCAGGCAAAAGGATGGTGAGCAATGA
- a CDS encoding BMP family ABC transporter substrate-binding protein has protein sequence MVFAQGSAEGTAKKSNLRVGMVTDAGTIDDKSFNQGTWEGILRASQDYALDVKYIKPAGTTEADYLKEIGNLVDAGYNLVICPGFKFETALFEAQDKYPKVKFVILDGEPHSADYSVFRIEPNVAAVYWAENESGFLAGFAAALQLKEGDFGFVGGMEIPAVQKFNWGFQQGVKYANENFGTKIVMKQENNLYQGSFDNVSAGQQIAASMYDRGVDVIFAAAGGVGVGVINEAKNRAAAGKNVWVIGVDVDQYPEGLMPNGKSIILTSAMKYLDRASYDMIEAELNGTFPGGQVLRFTAENDGLGIPTENPNLSKNVTDEVAKVFAKMKSGEVKVAAVGDGLFK, from the coding sequence ATGGTCTTTGCCCAGGGTTCTGCTGAGGGAACAGCGAAGAAGAGCAATCTTCGTGTCGGTATGGTTACCGATGCCGGTACCATCGATGATAAATCTTTCAATCAGGGAACCTGGGAAGGCATCCTGAGAGCAAGCCAGGACTACGCACTTGATGTTAAGTATATCAAGCCCGCAGGGACGACCGAGGCTGACTACCTGAAGGAAATCGGCAACCTTGTTGATGCTGGCTACAACCTCGTCATTTGCCCCGGATTCAAGTTTGAGACTGCACTCTTCGAGGCACAGGACAAGTACCCCAAGGTTAAGTTCGTCATTCTTGACGGTGAGCCGCACAGCGCCGACTACTCCGTATTCCGTATTGAGCCGAACGTAGCTGCTGTCTACTGGGCAGAGAACGAATCCGGCTTCCTCGCTGGTTTTGCTGCTGCTCTCCAGCTGAAGGAAGGCGACTTTGGTTTCGTCGGCGGTATGGAAATTCCTGCCGTTCAGAAGTTCAACTGGGGCTTCCAGCAGGGCGTCAAGTATGCCAACGAGAACTTCGGGACCAAGATTGTCATGAAGCAGGAGAACAACCTCTATCAGGGCAGCTTCGACAACGTGAGTGCTGGACAGCAGATTGCCGCTTCCATGTACGACCGCGGTGTTGACGTCATCTTCGCTGCCGCTGGTGGTGTTGGTGTCGGCGTCATCAACGAAGCAAAGAACCGTGCTGCAGCTGGTAAGAATGTGTGGGTCATCGGTGTTGATGTTGACCAGTATCCCGAGGGCCTCATGCCCAACGGCAAGTCCATCATCCTGACCAGTGCCATGAAGTACCTCGATCGTGCTTCCTATGACATGATCGAAGCTGAACTCAACGGCACATTCCCCGGTGGCCAGGTTCTCCGGTTCACCGCAGAGAATGATGGTCTGGGAATTCCCACTGAGAATCCGAACCTTTCCAAGAATGTGACTGATGAGGTTGCCAAGGTCTTCGCCAAAATGAAGAGTGGCGAGGTCAAGGTTGCTGCAGTTGGTGACGGACTGTTCAAGTAA
- a CDS encoding carbohydrate ABC transporter permease: protein MTQKKKRPNGRFISVAVRPTAADHSFNLVVDIFLVALLVIIAVPLWSTITLSFRPNDYIGNNLEGMFLAPWDWSNAAYKALLGNAGFVLAFGNSLKILVGGVVTALLLTIPLAYVLSIHTLPGRRYLNLLIIIPYVFNVGMIPSYLLVTNLGLIDKLAAVFLPGAISTYNCLIMRSFFEGIPNELKESARIDGATEIQVLMLVILPLSKAIIMTIGLFYGVSFWNDFFHAMLYLNNNQLQPLPILLRNILMASGMNEYVEVNAFGDAPIAAIKAASVFMSAIPMVIAYPFIQKYFTKGTLLGSVKG from the coding sequence ATGACACAGAAGAAAAAAAGACCGAATGGGCGCTTCATCTCAGTGGCTGTCAGACCCACTGCCGCCGACCATAGTTTCAACTTGGTGGTGGATATCTTTCTTGTCGCATTGCTTGTGATCATTGCAGTTCCCCTGTGGAGTACGATCACCCTCTCGTTCAGGCCGAATGACTACATCGGCAACAACCTGGAAGGGATGTTCCTGGCTCCTTGGGATTGGTCGAATGCTGCATACAAGGCACTTCTGGGCAATGCCGGTTTTGTGCTGGCCTTCGGCAACAGCCTGAAGATTTTGGTAGGCGGTGTGGTCACTGCCTTGCTGCTGACCATCCCGCTTGCATATGTCCTTTCGATCCATACTTTGCCCGGAAGGCGCTATCTGAACCTTTTGATCATCATCCCGTATGTATTCAACGTGGGAATGATCCCTTCCTATCTGTTGGTGACCAACCTGGGTCTGATCGACAAGCTTGCAGCGGTTTTCCTTCCCGGGGCGATCAGCACCTACAACTGCCTGATCATGCGCTCCTTCTTTGAGGGTATCCCGAATGAGCTGAAGGAGTCGGCACGCATTGACGGGGCGACGGAAATCCAGGTTCTCATGCTGGTGATCCTTCCCCTATCCAAGGCCATCATCATGACCATCGGTCTCTTCTACGGGGTTTCGTTCTGGAACGACTTCTTCCATGCAATGCTCTACCTGAACAACAACCAGTTGCAGCCGCTGCCGATTCTGCTGCGCAACATCCTGATGGCCAGTGGCATGAATGAGTACGTGGAGGTGAATGCCTTCGGGGACGCCCCGATTGCCGCCATCAAGGCAGCATCGGTATTCATGAGCGCCATCCCGATGGTCATCGCTTATCCGTTCATCCAGAAGTATTTCACCAAGGGAACTCTGCTGGGAAGTGTGAAAGGGTAA